From the genome of Corallococcus macrosporus DSM 14697:
CGAGCCCTTGCGAGGCACCAGGGAGATGGCCTGCCGCGCCAGCTTCCCGCCCGCGGTGCTGGGCCCCTCCGGCTCGTCGATGCGCAGCACCCGGTGAGGGCCCCGGCCGTACATCTTCGCGGACAGCGCGTCGCGGAGCTGCTCGGCCAGCAGCGCCGAGTGGTTCGCGAACATCGTCCGCAGCGCGGGGGCCTCCTCCTCGGCCACCACCTTCGCGCCCAGGGGCTCCAGCGGGCTCAGGCGCACCACGCCCACGCTTGCGGGCGAGGCGCTGGCCTTCCGCGCGCTGGCGTGCTTCTCCGGAGCGCCCACCCGCCCTGGCGTGGCCTTCGCCTCCGGGACACCGCGGGCCTTGGGAGGACTCGAAGGCCTGAGGTCCGCGAAGTCCTCGGCGGCGGGCAACGCGGGGGGCTCGGCCCTCGCGCTCCTGGCGGCGCCGCGCGGGCGCCCCGGCCGGGCCGGCGGCGGCTCGGAGAAGTCCTCCAGGGGTCCCATCCGCGTCTCCAGGGGCGGCTCCCCGGCGAAGTCCTCCAGGGGTCCCATCCGCGTCTCCTGGGAGGGCGCCTCGGCGAAGTCCTCCAGGGGTCCCATCCGCGTCTCCTCGGTGAGCGGCTCCACCGGGCCCATGCGCGTCTCTTCGTAACGCGGCTCCCGAGGCCCCCTCCTCGGCTCCTCGGAGCGCGAGACGAGCGGAATGTCCCGCGTCGCGTCCTCGTCCTCCTCCGGCGCGATGCGCGGCTCCTCGGAACGCCCCGGGCGCCCCGGCCGCCTCTTCCCGTCAGACATGTCCGTCCCTCTTGGGGGACGAGCATACTGCAAGGCCGGGCCGGCGCCCCTTCACGGACGCCTCCCGGCCTTCATCCCCCCGCGTGCGCCGGGCTCAGGCCCCCGCCGCGGGGGAAGGCGTTGCGCCGCGCGGCAGGACGGCCTGCATCACCAGCCCCAGCGCCATCACCAGCGCGCAGCCGATGACGTTGAACCAGAGATAGCCGATGTCGGAGAGGAAGAAGAGCGCCACCACCGTCGCCTGGGAGATGACGGCCGCGGCGAACACGGCGTGCCCGCGCACGTGTTTCACGAAGAAGGCCACCAGGAAGATGCCCAGCACCGTCCCGTAGAAGATGGAGCCCAGGATGTTGATGGCCTGGATGAGGTTGTCCAGCAGCGACGCGAAGGTCGCGAAGGCCACCGCGACCAGCCCCCAGAACACGGTGAACAGCTTGGACGCCACCAGCACGTGCCGGTCCGAGGCGTCGCGCCGGAACACCCGCCGGTAGAAGTCCACCGTCGTCGTCGTGCCCAACGCCGTCAGCTCGCTGGCGATGGAGCTCATGGCCGCGGACAGGATGACGGCGATGAGCAGCCCGAACAGGCCGCTGGGCAGCCAGCGCTTCACGAACGCGATGAAGATGTAGTCGGAGTCCTTGGTCTCCGCGCCCGGCAGCGCGCGGGCCACCATGTCCTTGGCCTCCTGCCGGACCGCGCTCGCCTCCTGCTCCGCGCCCTGGAGCAGCGCCCGGGAGGCGTCGCCCGCCACCACGTCGCCCGCGTCCACCGCCGTCAGGTAGCGCTCCACCTCCGCGCGCTTGCCGGACTGGACCTGCTCCCACTTCGACTCCAGCGCGGCGTACTCGGCCGCGTGCGCCGTGCCCTGCACGCGGGTGCGCAGGGTGTCATTGAAGAGCAGCGGCGGGGTGCTGAACTGATAGAAGACGAAGACGAGAATCCCGACGAAGAGGATGAGGAACTGCATCGGGATTTTCAGCACGCCATTGAAGAGCAACCCCAGCCGGCTCTCGGAGATGGAGCGCCCGGTCAGGTAGCGCCCCACCTGGGACTGGTCCGTGCCGAAGTAGGACAGGGACAGGAACAGCCCCCCCGTGATGCCGGACCAGAAGTTGTAGCGGTCCTGCATGTCGAAGTCGAAGCTCACCAGGTTCATCCGGCCGAACGCGCCCGCGACGTCCACCGCCTTGCCGAACGAGACGTGCTCCGGCAGGCGCCAGAGGATGACGGCGGCGGCCACCACCATGCCCCCCATCATCACCACCATCTGCTGCTTCTGCGTCTGGCTCACTGCCTTGGAGCCGCCCGTCACCGTGTAGAGGATGACGAGCGCGCCCATGGCGATGACCGTGGGCTCCAGGGGCCAGCCGAGGATGGTGGAGAGGATGATGGCCGGCGCGTAGATGGTGATGCCCGCGGCCAGCCCGCGCTGGACGAGGAAGAGGAACGCGCCCAACAGCCGCGTCTTCAGGTCGAAGCGTGACTCCAGGTATTCGTACGCGGTGATGACGTTCAACCGGTAGTAGATGGGCACGAAGACCGCGCTGATGATGATCATCGCGATGGGCAGCCCGAAGTAGAACTGCACGAAGCGCATCCCGTCCTCGTAGGCCTGCCCGGGGACGGAGAGGAACGTGACGGCGCTGGCCTGCGTGGCCATGACGCCCAGGCCAATGGTGGGCCACTTCAGCTCACGGCCGCCGCGCAGGTACTCGTCGCTGGTGGCCGTCCCGCGTGACTTCCAGAGGCCCCACGCCACGATGGACGCAATCGTCCCGCCCAGGACCAGCCAGTCGAGCCCCGTCACGCGTACACCTCGGTGAGCATCCAGAACACGGCGACGAACACGACGAAGGTGGCCATCACCAGGATGTAGATGTTGCGCCACGAGCCCAGCAGC
Proteins encoded in this window:
- a CDS encoding sodium:solute symporter, which codes for MTGLDWLVLGGTIASIVAWGLWKSRGTATSDEYLRGGRELKWPTIGLGVMATQASAVTFLSVPGQAYEDGMRFVQFYFGLPIAMIIISAVFVPIYYRLNVITAYEYLESRFDLKTRLLGAFLFLVQRGLAAGITIYAPAIILSTILGWPLEPTVIAMGALVILYTVTGGSKAVSQTQKQQMVVMMGGMVVAAAVILWRLPEHVSFGKAVDVAGAFGRMNLVSFDFDMQDRYNFWSGITGGLFLSLSYFGTDQSQVGRYLTGRSISESRLGLLFNGVLKIPMQFLILFVGILVFVFYQFSTPPLLFNDTLRTRVQGTAHAAEYAALESKWEQVQSGKRAEVERYLTAVDAGDVVAGDASRALLQGAEQEASAVRQEAKDMVARALPGAETKDSDYIFIAFVKRWLPSGLFGLLIAVILSAAMSSIASELTALGTTTTVDFYRRVFRRDASDRHVLVASKLFTVFWGLVAVAFATFASLLDNLIQAINILGSIFYGTVLGIFLVAFFVKHVRGHAVFAAAVISQATVVALFFLSDIGYLWFNVIGCALVMALGLVMQAVLPRGATPSPAAGA